One Solanum pennellii chromosome 10, SPENNV200 genomic region harbors:
- the LOC107002536 gene encoding universal stress protein PHOS32-like, with amino-acid sequence MQKQPPHTADSGMPNLANIKIKCSSPRFPPPTTPSATDTPTAGAQRKIGIAVDLSDESAFAVKWAVHHYLRPGDAVILLHVRPTSVLYGADWGSVDVSIADTDNIETQKKLEDDFDAFTSAKSSDLAQPLVEAQIPYKIHIVKDHDMKERLCLEVERLGLSAVIMGSRGFGATKRGNDGRLGSVSDYCVRHCVCPVVVVRYPDEKDGGNAARKGGVSVASASKEHEEEGEYHDACDGRQGSQPAIGKGSRTDN; translated from the exons ATGCAGAAACAGCCACCGCACACGGCGGATTCCGGCATGCCAAACCTCGcgaacatcaaaatcaagtGTTCATCACCACGTTTTCCACCACCGACCACTCCTTCCGCCACCGACACTCCGACCGCCGGTGCGCAGCGGAAAATTGGAATCGCGGTTGATCTTAGTGACGAATCTGCCTTCGCCGTCAAGTGGGCTGTCCACCACTACCTCCGTCCTGGTGACGCAGTTATCCTTCTCCACGTCCGCCCTACCTCCGTACTCTACGGTGCTGATTGGGGTTCTGTTGATGTATCCATCGCCGATACTGATAACATAGAGACTCAAAAGAAGCTTGAAGATGATTTTGATGCGTTTACTTCTGCTAAGTCTTCTGATTTGGCTCAGCCACTTGTTGAGGCGCAAATTCCgtacaaaattcatattgtgAAGGATCATGATATGAAGGAAAGGTTATGTCTTGAGGTTGAGAGGCTAGGATTGAGTGCAGTTATCATGGGTAGTCGAGGATTCGGGGCTACTAAGAGAGGAAATGATGGGAGGCTTGGAAGTGTTAGTGATTACTGTGTTAGGCATTGTGTTTGCCCTGTTGTGGTTGTGAGGTATCCTGATGAGAAGGATGGCGGAAATGCTGCTCGTAAGGGCGGAGTTTCTGTGGCATCTGCCTCAAAAGAACACGAGGAGGAAGGCGAGTACCATGATGCTTGTGATGGTCGTCAAG GATCACAACCAGCCATAGGAAAAGGCTCGAGAACTGACAATTGA
- the LOC107002544 gene encoding FACT complex subunit SPT16-like yields MVQERTGNGAPSNGNSAGGNAYTIDLNTFSKRLKALYSHWHKHKDDLWASSDVLAIATPPPSEDLRYLKSSALNIWLLGYEFPETIMVFGDKQIHFLCSQKKASLLSVVKSAAKEAVDVDVILHVKAKNEDGTTQMDNVLHTIRMQPKSDGPDSSVVIGYIAREAPEGKLLEIWTDKMRNSSLTLSDISNGLADLFAVKEQNEIINVKKAAYLTASAMKNFVVPKLEKVIDEEKKVTHSLLMDDTEKAILEPAKIKVKLKAENVDICYPPIFQSGGNFDLRPSATSNDEQLYYDSASVIICAVGSRYNSYCSNVARTFLIDSTSTQNKAYEVLLKAHEAAIGALKPGNKLSSVYQTALEVVERDAPEFVSNLTKSAGTGIGLEFRESGLIINAKNDKVVRAGMVFNVSLGFHNLQAGTTTEKSKNFSLLLADTVIVTNDGHDVVTHLSSKALKDVAYSFNEDEEDEEDVKVKADSSRMEALYSKATLRSNNQEELRRQHQAELARQKNEETARRLAGGGALTGNNKGAAKASSDLVAYKSINDLPPPRDMTIQVDQKNEAILLPIYGTMVPFHVATVKTVSSQQDTNRNCYIRVIFNVPGTPFTPVDANALKNQGAIYLKEVSFRSKDPRHISEVVQQIKTLRRNVMARESERAERATLVTQEKLVLAGNKFKPVRLSDLSIRPSFGGRARKLPGTLEAHVNGFRYSTSRPDERVDIMFGNIKHAFFQPAEKEMITLLHFHLHNHIMVGNKKTKDVQFYVEVMDVVQTLGGGKRSAYDPDEIEEEQRERDRKNKFNMDFQNFVNRVNDVWSQPQLKGLDLEFDQPLRELGFHGVPYKSSAFIVPTSSCLVELIETPFLVITLSDIEIVNLERVGFGQKNFDMAIVFKDFKRDVMRIDSIPVSALDGIKEWLDTTDIKYYESKMNLNWREVLKTITEDPQRFIDEGGWEFLNIDASDSESENSEESDQGYEPSDAEPESDSEDEASDSESLVDSEEEEEDSDEDSEEEKGKTWEELEKEASNADREKGDEPDSEDERRRKKNFGKSRSGPSSAGSKRMKFR; encoded by the coding sequence ATGGTGCAAGAGAGAACTGGAAATGGAGCACCTTCAAATGGGAATTCAGCAGGTGGAAATGCTTATACAATTGACTTGAATACATTCAGTAAGCGACTGAAGGCCTTATATTCACACTGGCACAAACATAAGGATGACCTTTGGGCCTCCTCTGATGTCCTTGCTATAGCTACACCGCCACCTTCGGAGGACTTGAGATACTTGAAATCCTCAGCTTTAAATATTTGGTTGCTAGGTTATGAGTTTCCTGAGACGATTATGGTTTTCGGAGACAAGCAAATACATTTTCTGTGTAGCCAGAAGAAAGCCTCATTGCTTAGTGTTGTAAAATCTGCTGCTAAAGAGGCTGTGGATGTGGACGTTATCCTGCATGTGAAGGCGAAAAATGAGGATGGGACTACTCAAATGGACAATGTGCTTCACACTATCCGTATGCAGCCAAAGTCAGATGGTCCTGATAGTTCAGTCGTCATTGGATATATTGCAAGAGAGGCCCCTGAAGGAAAACTCCTGGAGATATGGACCGATAAGATGAGAAATTCAAGCCTTACTCTTAGTGATATCTCAAATGGGCTGGCTGACCTCTTTGCTGTGAAGGAACAGAATGAGATAATAAATGTGAAGAAAGCTGCATATTTGACTGCTTCTGCAATGAAGAACTTTGTTGTTCCAAAGCTTGAGAAAGTTATTGACGAGGAGAAGAAAGTAACTCATTCTTTATTAATGGATGACACAGAAAAGGCTATTCTAGAACCTGCAAAAATTAAGGTGAAGCTGAAAGCTGAGAATGTTGATATATGTTACCCCCCAATCTTCCAGAGTGGTGGGAATTTCGATCTTAGACCTAGTGCTACAAGCAATGATGAACAATTGTACTATGATTCTGCCAGTGTCATCATATGTGCAGTTGGATCACGATACAACAGTTACTGTTCAAATGTTGCCAGAACATTTCTCATTGATTCAACTTCGACGCAGAACAAGGCTTATGAGGTTCTTCTTAAAGCTCACGAGGCAGCTATTGGTGCATTGAAGCCTGGAAACAAGCTTAGCTCCGTGTATCAAACAGCTCTGGAAGTGGTTGAGAGGGATGCTCCTGAATTTGTTAGCAACCTGACAAAGTCTGCTGGGACTGGGATTGGTCTTGAGTTCCGGGAGTCTGGCTTGATCATCAATGCTAAGAATGATAAGGTGGTGAGAGCAGGAATGGTTTTCAACGTGTCACTTGGTTTCCACAATTTGCAAGCTGGGACCACCACTGAGAAGAGTAAGAATTTTTCACTTTTGTTGGCAGATACAGTTATCGTCACAAATGATGGCCATGATGTGGTTACTCATTTGAGCTCTAAAGCCTTGAAGGATGTAGCCTATTCTTTCAATGAAGATGAGGAAGATGAGGAAGACGTTAAAGTGAAAGCTGATTCAAGCAGGATGGAAGCCTTGTATTCCAAGGCAACACTTAGGTCAAACAACCAAGAAGAGCTCCGAAGGCAGCATCAAGCAGAACTTGCCCGTCAGAAGAATGAAGAAACTGCTCGTCGTCTTGCTGGTGGAGGAGCTTTAACGGGGAATAACAAGGGTGCTGCTAAGGCCTCAAGTGACCTTGTTGCGTATAAGAGCATCAATGATCTACCACCTCCTAGGGATATGACTATTCAGGTTGACCAAAAGAATGAAGCCATTCTTCTACCAATATATGGTACTATGGTTCCTTTCCATGTGGCTACTGTTAAGACTGTTTCAAGCCAGCAGGATACCAACCGTAACTGTTATATCCGTGTCATTTTCAATGTTCCTGGTACCCCTTTTACACCTGTTGATGCGAATGCTCTTAAGAATCAGGGTGCTATTTACCTGAAGGAAGTTTCATTTCGTTCCAAGGATCCAAGGCACATAAGTGAAGTGGTTCAGCAGATTAAAACTCTTAGACGGAATGTCATGGCCAGGGAGTCTGAGAGAGCCGAAAGGGCAACTTTGGTGACTCAGGAAAAGCTTGTACTTGCAGGGAATAAATTCAAACCAGTTAGGCTGTCTGACTTATCGATTCGTCCTTCTTTTGGTGGTCGTGCAAGAAAGCTTCCGGGTACATTGGAAGCTCATGTTAATGGTTTCCGGTACTCGACCTCAAGACCAGATGAGCGTGTTGACATCATGTTTGGCAACATCAAGCATGCGTTCTTCCAGCCAGCAGAGAAGGAGATGATTACCCTTCTTCACTTTCATCTGCATAACCACATAATGGTAGGAAACAAGAAGACCAAGGATGTGCAATTCTATGTTGAGGTAATGGATGTGGTGCAAACACTAGGAGGTGGAAAGCGGTCTGCCTATGACCCAGATGAGATTGAGGAAGAACAGAGAGAAAGAGATCGGAAGAACAAATTCAACATGGACTTTCAGAATTTTGTGAACCGGGTGAATGATGTGTGGAGCCAGCCCCAGCTTAAAGGACTTGACCTGGAGTTTGATCAACCTCTTAGAGAACTTGGGTTCCATGGGGTGCCCTATAAATCATCAGCATTCATTGTGCCAACCTCAAGCTGTTTGGTTGAGCTGATAGAGACCCCATTTCTCGTAATAACCTTAAGTGATATTGAGATTGTCAACTTGGAGAGAGTTGGATTTGGGCAGAAGAATTTTGATATGGCAATTGTCTTCAAGGACTTCAAGCGTGATGTCATGCGCATAGATTCAATTCCTGTCTCCGCACTTGATGGCATCAAGGAGTGGCTTGACACAACTGACATCAAGTATTATGAGAGCAAGATGAACCTGAATTGGCGTGAAGTATTGAAGACCATAACTGAAGATCCCCAAAGGTTTATAGATGAAGGTGGTTGGGAATTTTTAAACATAGATGCTTCTGACTCAGAATCTGAAAATTCGGAGGAGTCAGACCAAGGCTATGAACCCTCAGACGCTGAACCTGAGTCAGATTCAGAAGACGAAGCCTCTGATAGTGAATCTCTGGTGGATTCcgaggaagaagaggaagactCAGATGAAGACTCGGAGGAAGAAAAAGGCAAAACATGGGAAGAGTTGGAGAAGGAGGCAAGCAACGCAGATAGGGAGAAAGGAGATGAACCTGACAGTGAGGATGAGAGGAGGAGAAAGAAGAACTTTGGCAAGTCCCGATCCGGTCCAAGTTCTGCTGGTTCTAAACGAATGAAGTTCAGGTAG
- the LOC107002597 gene encoding telomere length regulation protein TEL2 homolog: MKDKTPLGSMEKEAESRQKREVLEKVGQVIASIKDAKHVDQVICALHSLALRLFPLDSHSLAGSINEQYREQLTSARLPDTHERDEWWQIFYKGPAFATLAKILLYDVAYDWLKCLPISARMHIYDVFFLRGQVIEVVQKLGPCLQWRGSSDDDNRSVHSNAERLLVLCLLDNMGVSQIARELSTYCQEDLAHEELKQIISLVVQLLTSIPDKAHAGTPNALSSHVFFKHITTQLLAGAQEWDKLLDGGDHIDKNKLGGVMLLMGEAFARISRRGSADVLLGVVVPEIHKHVQSFLPPNSDVPMDEAFQSTPGLRFWLKMMESIKDPYSLERMTEQLLKQLAAQNTGDIEAHWILWILFHQVFHQQASVRSMFLEKFLVWKVFPSKCLRWILHFAVFQCSPEKSSSVKSCNLRTLLETLQRLVKTWSKRDFVQSIPIEQQAYITAALGLCLEKMSKEDLDATKDAMHCILEGVSCRLGSADHLIRKMASSVALAFSKVIDPQNPLYLDDSCREEAIDWDFGLLTPEKRLLARPTDIDGNKGCSTTAAGKVNIAAASRHDNVMTKKKKLFGYEAVDPDEIIDPASLNNEVDSSKDDDDDDDNASETSESSNDSSLQPYDLSDDGADLKRNFSQLVDVIGALRKSDDADGVDQAIGVAEKLVRASPDELKFVASDLISILIQLRCSDSTIEGEEESAEEKRQKAIVALIVTCPHESLSTLNKLLYSPSLDISQRLMILDVMTEAAQELANTRISRLKQRSNALVSSIGDEAWFMPKPIGPPGAGPWKEISTPGTPFNWSHGYERELPPKSGQIKRGKTRRWSLHSALPVNQLEWSQNKFPQYAAAFMLPAMEGFDKKRHGVDLLGRDFIVLGKFIYMLGICMKCSAMHPEASILASPLLELLRSREISHHVEAYVRRSVLFTASCVLISLHPSSVAAALVEGNSEISKGLEWIRNWALHIAESDIDRECYTLAMTCLQLHAEMALQTSRVLESPENLHGSNKSSLPSNILRGAIKIPSSNGGILSAP; this comes from the exons ATGAAAGACAAAACTCCTCTGGGGTCTATGGAGAAGGAAGCAGAATCAAGGCAAAAGAGAGAGGTACTAGAGAAGGTGGGTCAGGTCATTGCCTCAATCAAAGATGCCAAACACGTTGATCAAGTCATCTGTGCTCTTCATTCCCTCGCCCTTCGTCTTTTCCCTCTTGACTCCCACTCCCTCGCAG GTAGCATTAACGAGCAGTACAGGGAACAG TTAACAAGTGCGAGACTCCCGGATACACACGAGAGAGATGAATGGTGGCAGATTTTCTATAAAGGCCCTGCTTTCGCAACATTGGCTAAGATTTTGTTATATG atGTGGCTTATGATTGGCTGAAATGTCTCCCCATTTCTGCAAGGATGCACATCTATGATGTGTTCTTTTTGAGAGGCCAAGTTATTGAGGTTGTTCAAAAGTTAGGTCCTTGTCTACAATGGAGAGGTAGTAGTGATGATGACAACCGTTCCGTCCACTCAAATGCTGAAAG ATTGCTTGTGCTTTGTTTGCTTGACAATATGGGAGTTTCTCAGATTGCTCGAGAATTGTCTACCTACTGTCAGGAAGATCTTGCCCATGAAGAGCTCAAGCAGATTATATCCCTGGTGGTCCAGCTCCTTACGTCTATACCTGATAAAGCACACGCAGGAACCCCTAATGCATTATCATCACA TGTGTTCTTCAAGCATATCACCACTCAACTTCTTGCGGGAGCACAAGAATGGGACAAGCTTTTAGATGGAGGAGATCACATTGATAAAAACAAATTAGGTGGTGTCATGCTGTTAATGGGTGAAGCATTTGCTCGCATTAGTCGGCGAGGATCAGCAG ATGTGCTGTTAGGTGTAGTGGTTCCTGAAATACATAAACACGTACAGAGCTTCTTACCACCAAATTCGGATGTCCCTATGGATGAAGCATTTCAATCCACGCCTGGTCTGCGATTCTGGTTAAAGATGATGGAGTCAATAAAAGACCCTTACTCCTTAGAAAGAATGACTGAACAGCTACTCAAACAATTAGCAGCTCAAAATACAGGAGATATTGAAGCTCACTGGATTTTGTGGATATTGTTTCATCAGGTTTTCCATCAACAAGCCTCAGTTAG GTCCATGTTTCTTGAGAAATTCTTAGTGTGGAAAGTATTCCCTAGTAAATGCTTGAGATGGATTCTTCACTTTGCTGTTTTTCAGTGTTCCCCTGAAAAGTCCTCATCAGTAAAATCCTGTAACCTCCGTACTCTCTTAGAGACTCTTCAGCGTCTTGTGAAGACTTGGTCCAAACGGGATTTTGTGCAATCAATTCCAATTGAGCAGCAAGCCt ATATAACTGCTGCCTTAGGCCTTTGCTTAGAGAAGATGTCTAAAGAAGATTTAGATGCAACCAAGGATGCAATGCACTGTATTCTTGAAGGAGTGAGCT GTAGGTTGGGAAGTGCTGACCATTTGATTCGAAAAATGGCTAGCAGTGTTGCATTAGCATTTTCCAAAGTAATTGACCCCCAAAATCCTCTCTACCTTGACGATAGTTGCCGTGAGGAAGCTATTGACTGGGACTTTGGTTTATTAACCCCAGAAAAAAGATTATTGGCTAGGCCCACAGACATAGATGGAAATAAGGGTTGTTCAACCACAGCAGCTGGAAAGGTCAATATAGCTGCTGCCAGCAGACATGATAACGTGATgactaaaaagaagaaattatttgGATATGAAGCTGTTGATCCAGATGAGATCATTGATCCAGCATCCCTAAATAATGAGGTTGACTCTAGTAaagatgatgacgatgatgatgataatgcaAGTGAAACTTCCGAGTCCTCGAATGACTCGTCTTTGCAGCCATATGACTTGTCAGATGATGGTGCAGATCTAAAAAGAAATTTCTCACAGTTAGTGGATGTGATTGGAGCACTAAGGAAATCTGATGATGCTGATGGT GTTGACCAGGCTATTGGTGTTGCTGAGAAGCTTGTACGAGCTTCACCTGATGAGCTCAAGTTTGTAGCTTCTGATCTAATCAGTATTCTAATACAACTTCGCTGCTCTGATTCAACTATTGAAGGGGAAGAAGAGTCTGCTGAAGAGAAGAGACAAAAAGCGATTGTTGCTTTGATTGTCACGTGTCCTCACGAATCTCTCAGTACACTAAATAAACTACTATATTCACCAAGTTTAGATATCAGCCAGAGGTTAATGATACTTGATGTAATGACGGAGGCTGCACAGGAGCTCGCAAACACAAGGATTTCAAGACTTAAACAACGGTCGAACGCTCTTGTATCATCCATTGGTGATGAAGCATGGTTCATGCCAAAACCTATTGGTCCTCCAGGAGCTGGCCCTTGGAAGGAAATTTCAACACCAGGGACTCCTTTTAACTGGTCTCATGGTTATGAGAGAGAACTTCCCCCTAAATCAGGTCAGATCAAGAGAGGAAAGACACGCCGTTGGAGCCTTCATTCAGCTTTACCGGTAAACCAGCTTGAATGGTCCCAGAATAAGTTTCCCCAGTATGCAGCGGCTTTTATGCTTCCAGCCATGGAAGGATTTGATAAGAAAAGGCATGGTGTAGATTTGCTTGGTAGAGACTTCATTGTTTTGGGGAAGTTCATCTACATGCTTGGTATTTGTATGAAGTGTTCAGCCATGCATCCAGAGGCATCTATTTTGGCATCTCCTCTTTTGGAATTGTTAAGATCAAG GGAGATATCTCATCATGTGGAGGCTTATGTTAGGAGATCTGTCCTGTTTACTGCTTCATGCGTACTGATTTCTCTTCATCCCTCCTCCGTGGCAGCTGCCTTGGTTGAGGGGAATTCTGAAATTTCAAAAGGACTTGAGTGGATTCGCAATTGGGCACTTCATATTGCTGAATCTGACATTGATAGGGAATGCTACACA CTGGCTATGACTTGCCTCCAACTCCATGCTGAGATGGCGCTACAGACTTCTCGAGTACTTGAATCACCCGAAAACTTACACGGATCAAATAAGAGCAGTCTACCATCAAATATATTGAGGGGGGCTATCAAAATACCCAGTTCAAATGGTGGCATTCTTAGTGCCCCTTAG
- the LOC107031882 gene encoding probable serine/threonine-protein kinase abkC gives MAASRCRILVKGSVERVAHSLLASTKARNSVVWTTCPTGLSFIFSRLHSQCRVCHRGFTSSTFYEAKGTLWKTYNSKASCLFLTNETVSHHARVAWKRLLQIHSSCGTILPPISRVTCVMSLALSRSHLVSPGILAFLIGQLAWNQSVLAEAEGFTSPESLYMHAKDGHIYLTSFIFLLLEGLILLSRAVYLALLFTPCMLMAPFADSFGIEFRKTWLRAVRRTLEKAGPAFIKWGQWAAARPDLFPDDMCNELAELHSKAPAHSYAYTKRSIEKAFGRKLPEIFENFEEEPVASGSIAQIHRATLKFRYPRQRVKPIRVAVKVRHPGVGESIRRDFVLINMFAKVSKIFPTLKWLRLDESIQQFAVFMMSQVDLSREAANLSRFIYNFRRWKDVSFPRPLYPLVHPAVLVETYEDGENILRYIEELEEPMKEFEGRESIRSALAHIGTHALLKMMLVDNFIHADMHPGNILVRSPQDRASGKGLFKSRPHVVFLDVGMTAELSNKDRLLLLEFFKAVALRDGRTAAESTLGLSKQQSCPNPEEFIKDVEGTFDFWKTAEGDGIHPADCMQQLLEQVRRHRVNIDGNICTVIVTTLVLEGWQRKLDPEYDVLQTLQKLLFKDDWAESLFHTIGGLMAP, from the exons ATGGCCGCATCAAG GTGCAGAATTTTGGTGAAGGGAAGTGTTGAAAGGGTTGCTCATTCCCTTCTTGCCAGCACCAAGGCCAGGAACTCAGTGGTTTGGACAACGTGCCCTACCGGactttcttttatcttttccaGATTACATTCACAATGTAGAGTTTGTCATAGAGGATTTACCTCCAGCACTTTCTATGAGGCAAAAGGAACCTTATGGAAGACGTACAATTCGAAAGCTAGCTGTTTGTTCCTTACGAATGAGACAGTCTCACACCATGCTCGAGTTGCCTGGAAACGGCTACTTCAAATTCATTCAAGCTGTGGAACAATACTGCCACCAATAAGTAGGGTTACATGTGTGATGAGCCTTGCTTTGTCTCGCTCACATCTGGTATCTCCTGGCATTTTGGCCTTCCTTATTGGACAGCTAGCATGGAATCAAAGTGTGCTTGCAGAAGCAGAAGGTTTCACATCCCCAGAATCGCTCTATATGCATGCAAAGGATGGACATATCTACTTGACTTCATTTATCTTCTTGCTTTTAGAGGGCTTGATATTGCTCTCGAGGGCAGTATACTTAGCTTTGTTGTTCACCCCTTGTATGCTAATGGCTCCTTTTGCTGACTCCTTTGGTATTGAGTTTAGGAAGACGTGGCTTCGTGCTGTGAGAAGAACTCTAGAGAAGGCAGGTCCAGCATTCATTAAGTGGGGTCAATGGGCAGCAGCAAGGCCAGATCTGTTTCCAGATGATATGTGTAATGAACTTGCTGAACTCCACTCAAAGGCACCAGCACATAGCTATGCATACACAAAAAGAAGCATTGAGAAGGCGTTTGGACGGAAGCTGCCTGAAATATTCGAAAAttttgaggaggagcctgtcGCATCTGGTAGTATTGCTCAAATTCATCGGGCAACCTTGAAATTCCGATATCCTAGACAACGGGTTAAACCCATTCGTGTCGCTGTCAAAGTTAGGCACCCAGGCGTTGGTGAATCTATCAGGAGGGATTTTGTACTAATTAACATGTTTGCAAAAGTTTCAAAGATCTTCCCAACTTTGAAGTGGTTGAGACTGGATGAAAGCATACAGCAGTTTGCGGTCTTTATGATGTCACAAGTTGATCTTTCTAGGGAAGCAGCTAACTTGAGTCGTTTTATATACAACTTCCGCAGATGGAAGGATGTATCATTTCCCAGACCTCTATATCCTTTGGTGCATCCTGCAGTTTTAGTGGAAACCTATGAAGACGGTGAAAATATCTTGCGCTACATTGAAGAGCTTGAAGAACCTATGAAAGAGTTTGAAGGACGTGAGAGCATCCGAAGTGCCCTTGCTCACATTGGGACTCATGCACTACTGAAGATGATGTTG GTGGATAATTTCATACATGCAGACATGCACCCTGGGAACATTCTTGTTAGATCACCGCAAGACAGAGCTTCAGGTAAAGGACTTTTCAAATCGAGACCTCATGTGGTCTTCCTTGATGTGGGTATGACTGCTGAGCTATCCAATAAGGACAGACTCCTCCTGCTGGAGTTCTTTAAGGCCGTGGCACTTCGAGATGGCCGCACTGCTGCAGAAAGTACTCTTGGACTATCTAAACAACAGAGCTGTCCAAATCCAGAGGAATTCATCAAG GACGTGGAGGGAACTTTTGACTTCTGGAAGACAGCTGAAGGGGATGGCATTCATCCGGCAGATTGCATGCAACAATTGCTTGAGCAAGTTAGACGTCATCGGGTGAATATTGATGGCAACATTTGCACTGTGATTGTGACTACTTTGGTGTTGGAG GGATGGCAGCGGAAACTGGACCCTGAATACGACGTGCTACAGACACTGCAAAAGTTGCTTTTCAAAGACGATTGGGCAGAGTCTCTCTTTCACACAATTGGAGGGTTGATGGCGCCATAA